The DNA sequence GATCCAGGCCACTGAAACCCAACTCGGTCAAGCCCACCGCGATCGCGTCCTGCAACTGCCGCGACGGGAGTACAGCGATAGCGCAATCGAAGCGCGCAAGCAATTGATCGACGAAGCTTACTCAGTTCTGTCGGCTCCAGAACGGCGTGCAGAATACGATGCCCGCTTTCTTGACAAAATCCCTCTCAGCGAGTCGAAATCAGCCGGAGAACTCTCTCGGTCAGAAACCGAAGATAGCGAACCATCCAAACCGACTGCTCCTACTCCGTCCCTAGAGATCGACGACGGGCAATTTGTCGGCGCTTTGCTGATTCTGTTTGAGTTGGGTGAATACGAACAAGTGCTAAAACTCGGTCAACCCCATCTCGAACAGCGCAAACCGCTGTCAGAAAACGAACAGTTGGTGCGCGCCGATATCGTTCTGACGCTTGCCCTGACCTGCTTGGAACTGGGACGGGAACAATGGCAACTGAGTCAATCGGAAAATGCCGCCCTCTCGGGACAAGTCGGCCAAGAATTACTCTTGCGCGAAGGGTTATTTCCTAACATTCGAGGAGAAATTCAAGCCGATCTCTACCGCTTGCGTCCTTACCGAGTCTTGGAATTGCTCGCTGCTAGCGAATCTGATGGTCTCAAACGCCGCAAGGGCTTACAAATTCTGCGCGAGATGCTTGATGAGCGCGGCGGTATCGACGGGCAGGGCGACGACCAGTCGGGATTGAGCATTGATGATTTTCTGCGTTTTATTCAACAACTGCGTAACTATCTCACAGTTGCCGAGCAGCAAGAATTATTTGAACGCGAAGCACAGCGTCCTTCGGCGGTGGCGACGTATTTGGCTGTGTATGCTTTAATTGCGCGCGGATTTGGCGATCGCGAACCGGCAGCGATTTGGCGCGCGCGAGAACTGCTGCTGCGCCTTGGAAAGCGTCAGGATGTGTACCTCGAACAAGCTGTTTGCGCGCTCCTCCTCGGTCAGCCTGAAGAAGCCAACTCCGCTCTGGAACTCAGCCGCGAGCGCGAACCTTTAGCTTTTATTCGCGAACATTCTCAAGACTCTCCAGACTTACTGCCGGGATTGTGCCTGTATGGGGAACGTTGGTTGCAGTCGGAAGTATTTCCCCATTTCCGCGATTTAGCCGTGCAACAAGCTTCCTTAAAAGAATATTTCGCTGACGAACGAGTTCAAGAGTATTTAGAGCAGCTAGAACCCTTCTCGCTCGTAGAGGGTGTAACAGCAGCACCTCCGAAGGCGACAGCGATTTCGCCCCCAGGACAGGAAAATTCTCCAACTGTCCTGGAACCACCACGAGGTACTAATACGACAGCAGCGCGAAGCTACGCCACAACCGTTGCCAATAGTGATGACAGTCATAAGGGAAACCGCAGCAGTTCGATGACGGCTACAGTCGAACGTCCACTAGCGGAGAATTTAACTTATGTCGATCGCCCGAATTTATCAACCAGAACCAGTACGGGTACGTCTGTTCCGGAACGCCGTCCTCCCAGTTATTCTGGCTCGACTGCCCTCGCTCCTGTTAGAAATACTCCAATTGCAGAACGGACTCCAGTTCGTCCGTCGCGCACGCCGCGTCGAGGCGGAATTTCATCCAAGCAAAAACGTTTACTATTGCTGGGGGGGACGATCGCGATCGCTAGCCTTCTTTTGTTTGCCCTGCTGAGAACTTTATTTGGCAACTCCGCTCCCTCGGGACTCCAAGAAGGACAACCGCAAGTTGAACTTCTCAAGCCTCCCCTAGAGATTCCAAAGCCCGATACTCAAATTACGCTACCTGAAGGTCCGCTGACCGAAGAAACTGCCCAACAGCTTGTGACCACTTGGTTGTCAATTAAAGCCGACGCGATCGGTAAAAACTATAAAATCGATCGCTTGAAAGAGATTTTAGCCGAACCCGCTTTGACGACTTGGCAAACAACAGCGGAGAACCTTAAAGCGAATAATGCTTATCGAGAACTCAAGCACGAGGTCAAACTTGAATCGCTCAAACTCGACGAAACGGATTCTAATAAAGCGATTGTAGAAGCAGCCGTGAATGAAGTCTCTAATTCGTATCAAAATGAGCGTAGCAATCCGGCTGCTTCTTATAATGATAATTTGCGCGTCCGTTACGATTTCGTCCGCGAGAACAATCAATGGTTGATTAAAAATATGGAAGTTTTAAAATAGATTGCAAATCATCTAATCATAAGTCACGAGCCGATAATGTTGCTTTTTTGTTGTTACTTTGCTCTTCTTAATTGTTAATGAGTAAAGCCAGATTCAAGCAAAATATAGCGAATGCTCTAGCCCTTCCCTGGCCGAGAACAGTAGAGGAAGCGATAGCGCTTCAACAACAAGGGCGCGATCGCGTTTCCCTCGAAAATCGCTGGGACAAAATTGAATGGGTGGCAGGCGTTGATGTCGGTTTTGAAGAAAATGAGTCAATAACGGTTGCTGCGGTTGCCGTACTAAGTTTTCCGGGTTTAGAGCGCGTTGAAAGCGCGATCGCGCGTCATCCTACCACCTTTCCCTACAAACCGGGCTTCCTCTCTTTTCGAGAAATTCCTGCCCTCCTCCGAGCCTTAAATAAACTCGAAACGATTCCAGATTTGACCATCTGCGACGGACAAGGTATTGCGCACCCGCGTCGTTTCGGGATTGCCGCCCATTTAGGAGTATTACTAGACATTCCAACAATTGGTGCAGCAAAATCCCGATTTATTGGCACGCACGCCGAACTCGCAGCAGAAAAGGGGAGTTGGCAGTTGTTGGAAGATGGAGGAGAAACAATAGGGGCTGTAGTGCGCTCTCGAACTAACGTAAAGCCTCTCTACGTTTCCCCCGGACATCGTGTTAGTTTAGAAAGCGCGATCGATCTCGTCCTGCGCTGCACGACAGAGTACCGCCTCCCGGAAACTACTCGTTGGGCAGACTCCCTCACTCGCTGCGGTGCGGAGGAGAAGCCGAATGAAGGATAAATGCTGAAAAGAAGATGGGGGGATGGGGAGATCGACACCCACCCATAAAAACGGGTTTCGGCTCATAATTCTCATTCAGCGTAGTTATCAATTATCAATTGTCAATTATCAATTATCTATCTATGTCTTCTTTAGAACAACGTCTCACCGTCTTTCGGCAACTCTCGCTACGCGCCCAATTCATTTTTATTGCGACCTCTCGAGACAATGCGGTACTGGCTAAAGATCCTGACTACATTCCCCAACTCGAAGCCGTTCACCAAGAATGCTTAAAGGCTGCTTCCCCTGAAGAACGGAAAGCCTACAGCCTCACTACAGGACAAAAAACGGATGAGAGCTAACAAATATTAATTTCTTCCTTGCGATCTGTCCGATCTGAGTGAAAGTTGCCTATTTCCCAGTTCTCCAGCACCCGCGACTTCCTCTCAATAACATCGCGTTCTTCACCCTTGCGGACGAACGTAGAACCGAAAACAAAAGCTACACTAGAAGAAGCAGACTCACCGCACTCTCACGTGCTATCGGGAAACCAATCCTCACAACCTACGCATAGAGCTAATCATACAGGCGCATGAAGACAAGTTTTTGGAGTAAATTCGTACTAGAAACGCTAGCGCATCGAATCGTTTGTCCCCTCAAACCCAAATCTGCCCAGCGCCTCGTTTCGTGGGCTGGGGCGATCGCGATCGCTCCGAGTCTCCTTTTTGCCTCCCCAACCCTCGCCAACGCAGAAACCCCTGCCAAAAAAGATAGCCTCAGCTATAGCCAACTTCTCCAGCAAATCGAGGCGGATGAAGTTAACAAAATTGAAATTAACCCCATTACCAAGAAAGCAATCGTTACCTTAAAATCCGCTAATACCGCACCCCCGAAAAAAACTGTCGATCTTTTCGACCAAAATCCGGAATTAGTGGAGAGAGCGCGCGCTAAGAACGTTCCGCTCGAAATTGCCTCCGATAAAGACCCTTTAGTTACCCTGATTCCGCTAGTCAACCTCCTTCTTATCCTTTTCCTGGTTATCGGACTCATTGCGCTCGTGCGTCGTTCGGCTGCTTCTTCCGGGAACGCCCTCAACTTTGGCAAATCTAAAGCGCGTTTCCAAATGGAAGCCAAAACCGGCATTGTTTTTGACGATGTAGCCGGGATTAACGAAGCAAAAGAAGAACTCCAAGAAGTTGTCACCTTCCTTAAAGAAACCGAACGCTTTACCTCTCTGGGGGCGCGCATCCCTAAAGGCGTACTTTTAGTCGGGCCGCCGGGAACCGGGAAAACCCTTCTGGCAAAGGCAGTGGCAGGAGAAGCAGGCGTTCCTTTCTTCAGTATTTCTGGCTCGGAATTCGTAGAAATGTTCGTTGGCGTGGGCGCGTCTCGCGTGCGCGATTTGTTTAAAAAGGCTAAAGAAAATGCACCCTGCCTGATTTTTATCGATGAAATCGATGCAGTCGGACGGCAGCGCGGCGCGGGTTACGGCGGCGGAAACGACGAACGCGAACAAACCCTCAACCAATTGCTGACGGAAATGGACGGGTTTGAGGGCAATACCGGCATTATTGTCATTGCAGCCACTAACCGTCCTGATGTTCTGGATAGCGCCCTCCTGCGCCCGGGACGTTTCGATCGCCAAGTGATAGTCGATCTTCCCGGTTATAAGGGACGTTTAGGAATATTACAAGTCCACAGTCGCAATAAAAAAATCGATCCGGAAGTATCTTTAGAATTAATCGCGCGGCGCACTCCCGGTTTTTCGGGGGCGGAACTCGCGAATATGCTCAACGAAGCGGCAATTTTGACGGCGCGGCGACGTAAGGATGCGATTACGAATTTAGAGGTTGACGACGCGATCGATCGCGTTTCGATTGGGATGAGCATGAACCCACTGATGGATAGCAAGAAGAAAAAATTGATTGCTTACCATGAAATCGGTCATGCTTTATTGATGACCTTGCTCGAAAATGCTGAACCTCTCAATAAAGTTACGATTATTCCCCGTTCGGGTGGGATTGGCGGTTTTGCTCAACCGTTAATTGACGAAGAACTGTTCGAGATGGGCAGCTTCCGCGATTTAGCTGACTTGTATTTACCGCGCAATTGGATGCTCGATGAAATCGTTACCTTCTTAGGTGGAAGAGCCGCAGAACAGGAAATTTTTGGGAGCGATGAAGTTACAATCGGCGCGAGTAACGATATCGAACGAGTGGCAGAATACGCGCGAGAGATGGTGACGCGCTTTGGGATGTCTTCGTTTGGTTTAGTTGCACTGGAGAGTAACAATAACCGCTCTTTCTTCGGTTCCGATCGTCCTGATTGTTCGGAGGAAGTAGCCGCGAAAATCGATCGCGAAGTTCGCGCGATCGTGTTTGACTGCTACGAGAAAGCCCGCCGTTTAATTCGCGATAATCGCCCGTTAATGGATCGCTTAGTCGATTTACTGCTGGAGCAAGAAACAATAGACGGCGACCAGTTCCGTAAGATTGTCTCTGAATACACAGAACTGCCTAAAAAGCAACCCGTTCCTGTTCGTTAATTTTTAAATTGCTCTAAATCTCAATGTTCGACAGTGAGGGATAAAAGCGCGTTTTCTTACCGAAAAACCTGGGTTTAAAGCCCTGCCCACTTCGGCAGGCTCAGTGCATCGCTTCCAGGGCGGCTTTTATGCTATCGTTATAAAACATCAGACTCTTTTGTAAGATGCTTATCCTTTCGTACCAATATAAGTTAGACCCAACAGCAGAACAGTCTGCCACTCTTGATGAGTGGCTAAATGTTTGTCGTTCGGTTTATAACTTTGCACTGAGAGAGCGAAAGGACTGGGTTAACTCCAGAAAGTGTCTAATCGACCGATGCGAACTTCGGTCTGAATACATCATCCCCGCTGACTCAAAACGTCCGACTTATGCCAGTCAGTGTAAATCTCTGACTCAGGCAAAGCAAACCAACCCAAATCTTAAAGTCCCCCAATCTCAGGTCTTGCAGCAAACTCTAAAGCAAGTAGAGACTGCATTCGTAAATATGTGGGAAAGAGGATTTGGGTTTCCGCGTTTTAAAAAAGCGATGCGGTCGTTTGTATTCCCCCAAATTAAGTCGGACGCAGTAGAAAAAGATGAGATCGACCTTCCCAAGATTGGCAAGGTCAAATTTCACAACTCGCGAGATATCCCCGACGGTTTTACTTGCAAGCAAATCCGAGTCATCAAAAAAGCCAGTGGCTATTACGTCTCAGTTTCTATCGGGTGCGATGTAGACGTTCCAGCTATCAGTCCTCATGGCTATGCTATTGGGATCGATCTGGGACTCAACGATTTCATTGCTACCAGCGAAAACGAACTGATTAAAGGTCATCGATTCTTCGAGCGTTTTGAAGGCGAGCTTAAATTGCTGCAACGAAGACTGAAGAACAAGACTAAGGGTTCGAGGCGCTGGTTGAAAATTAAACGCCAGATTGGGCTGCTCCACGAAAAGATACACAACTGCCGTAAAGACTTCTTTTTTAAGTTGGCTCATCGATTGTGCGATGGAGTAGGGATGATATTTGCTGAGGACTTGAACCTGAAAGCGCTCGGTCGCTCGGCTTTAAGAAAAGCTTGTCTGGACGCGGCATGGGGTTCGTTCTTGAATATTCTCAGTCATGTCTGCTGGAAGAGGGGTGTGTATTTTGCCAAAGTGGATGCCAGGGAGACAAGTCAGGTCTGTCCGAATTGCGGGACGAATTGTGGAAAGAAACCCCTAGCTCAAAGAGTCCATCATTGTGATAGTTGCGGCTATACCACAAATCGAGATGTGGCAGCCGCGCAAGTGGTGAAAGAAAGAGGATTAAATGCGGTCGGGCGGATCGCATTAACGCTCGTTGAGGGGAAAGATATCGGGGTTGGGGTCTATGCCCCTTCTAGAATCTCCCTATGATGCGAGAATCCCCGCTCCTTTAGGACGGGGAGTCGTCAAGGTTTTAGGAATGTTGAGTTGCTCGCATTTCTTTCCACAATGCGTCGTATTGCTTGAGACTTTCAGGAGGAAGGGGCAAAATAAACTCGCTTTGCCTAATAATTTCGGTTTTAGGTAGAATGAGGGAATTTTTTTGTAAGGTTGGGGGAAGTTGTTTGCGATCGCGACCTAACAAAGTTGGCGAGGCAGCAGTTGTAAATAAAGAAATTTGTTGGGCGGCTTTTTCTTGCCAGCAAAAATCGATCCAGCGATCGCGTAAAGATTGCAGATCTTTTGCATCTCTTCCTCCGACTGGTTTCACCCACAAATCTGCCCACAACGCTGTCCCTGACTGCGGAATGACAGCTTCAAAATAGGGATATTGCTCGACGATGGGAGCAATATCGCTCGACCAACCGACGGCTACCCAAACATCTTTCAACACTAACGGTTGCAGATAAGCTCGGGAACTATAAAACTTAATTTGTTGGTGTAAATTGGCGAGGTGAGTTTTAAGGGATGCGATCGCGCGCGGATTGCGTTCGTTATAAGAATATCCGAGCGCTTTAAGCGTTAAACCGATGACTTCTCGGGGTTGATCGACAATAGCAATGCGATCCTGCAATTCTTGCCGCCACAAATCGTTCCAATCTTTAGGAGTCCAGCCCAGTTTTTCAAAGCGATCGCGATTATAGGCGATCGCCGTAGTTCCCCAACGATAAGGCGCACCCCAAACCTTTTTATCGCGCGTAACAAGCGCTTTCATATTTTCCGGAACTTGTTGCCAACCCTTTAAGGATTCGAGCGCAAGGGGTTGAATATACTGCTTAGCGATGGCTTCCGATAGCTCGTAGTGACCTAACGCCATAATATCCGCCGGTTTGGAGATTTTTTGACGCGGTAGGGGAAGTTTTTTCCACCAAGCGGACTGAGAAGAAGGCATTTCTTTGCCTTCTTTCCAAACTTTCAATAATTCAAACAAATCTTTTAGCTGCGCCTCAGCGGTAAAGTTCACCCCTTCTTTCCGCTCCAGAGTATTGCGAAAACTGCTAATTAACTGTGGCGGTAGGGAATTAGCGAGCAAAATCCCGTGAAAATCTGTTTCGCGCTCTCCACAACTTGAAAATAGTGGCGATATAGCAGCAAGCGCTACTCCCTGTAACAAAGAACGACGACTCAACAGAGAAGGAGTGGATGGGGAGATGAGGGAGGAAGTAGGAGAGAGCAATCGGTTGTATTTTGGTCGATCTTTCATGATTTTTGCGCTCGCGTTAGCTAAAGTCTCGTTAAGTTTTCAAAAGTTAAATGAATCAGGAATCGCAAGCTTCTTCAGTTTAAGGCCCCTAGCATTAGAAATGACAATATATTCTTCAGCACTTACAGACAAGACTATGGACGAACTGTACCGAGAAATGGTCGCGCTAGAGCGAAAAGTCGATCGGCTCTACAACTTGGTGGTGAACCTCGACCGGCAAATGGGCGAATTACTGATTCGCGAGAGTAAGCACTCTGAAGAAGGAGGGAATGCAATGTCTGTTATCTCTAGCTCAACGCCAGTCGAGCGAGCGCCACTTGACCCGATGATGCAACATAAAGACGTTCTAGTGGATGACAGCGATTGGGATATGCTCGATGGTGAAACCTATAAAAACGTTTCGCCAGAACTGCAAATTCGGCGGCTGACGGCGCAGGTTACGGCTGCTTACACTCGTATTGCCGCACTAGAGGAGCAATTGCTCGCCCGTCGAGTTTCCTCGCACAGTCAATCCCATTAGAATGTTCAAATCTAGTCTTTTTTATTCTCAAAAAATTTCACGCCTCAAAGTATTGCGATCGCTGTTCGCACTTCACTGTTAACTGCTATAGGTGGTTTCGATTAGACTCTCGATCGCTGCGAGCAATTGAAGGGGAGTCAAACCTGGATTGAGATGAGTCGCGATCGCGCAACCGCCAGCGCCTACTCCTTCTTTGACATAACCCTGTTCGTAGACGCTGAGTTGAGGATAGCGCGAAGTCGTAAAATTTAGTTGAGTTGCAATTAACGGCACTTCTCTAATCGCCAGGGCTAAGCCGACAGCATCGCTGTGGGTATCTTCTGCTACCCAGCGAGTCGTACCCACCAGGATGCGATCGGGTTCCCAAGCTAAGTTATAGAGACGAGCGATCGCTGCGATCGCTGCATAAACGGCTAACATTTGCGTTCCTCCCGCAAGCAATACATCGGTTCTGCGACTGGCTGCGATCGCCATTCCTGCCGCTGCAACCTGCATGGGATCGCCGACTGCGGCTAGAATATCCAACGGATCGACGCAGGGAGAAACGGGAAACAGTCCGGCGCGCGTCAAACCTTGCTGAACCAGCGTCCATTTTTGATTGCGATCGCAAAGATGTTGAGAACTCGAAATTTTCTGCACCGCATCGATTCCCAATCCCGTCAGAACCCCTAAAG is a window from the Oscillatoria sp. FACHB-1406 genome containing:
- a CDS encoding IMS domain-containing protein — translated: MRIPLDYYRILGVPIQATETQLGQAHRDRVLQLPRREYSDSAIEARKQLIDEAYSVLSAPERRAEYDARFLDKIPLSESKSAGELSRSETEDSEPSKPTAPTPSLEIDDGQFVGALLILFELGEYEQVLKLGQPHLEQRKPLSENEQLVRADIVLTLALTCLELGREQWQLSQSENAALSGQVGQELLLREGLFPNIRGEIQADLYRLRPYRVLELLAASESDGLKRRKGLQILREMLDERGGIDGQGDDQSGLSIDDFLRFIQQLRNYLTVAEQQELFEREAQRPSAVATYLAVYALIARGFGDREPAAIWRARELLLRLGKRQDVYLEQAVCALLLGQPEEANSALELSREREPLAFIREHSQDSPDLLPGLCLYGERWLQSEVFPHFRDLAVQQASLKEYFADERVQEYLEQLEPFSLVEGVTAAPPKATAISPPGQENSPTVLEPPRGTNTTAARSYATTVANSDDSHKGNRSSSMTATVERPLAENLTYVDRPNLSTRTSTGTSVPERRPPSYSGSTALAPVRNTPIAERTPVRPSRTPRRGGISSKQKRLLLLGGTIAIASLLLFALLRTLFGNSAPSGLQEGQPQVELLKPPLEIPKPDTQITLPEGPLTEETAQQLVTTWLSIKADAIGKNYKIDRLKEILAEPALTTWQTTAENLKANNAYRELKHEVKLESLKLDETDSNKAIVEAAVNEVSNSYQNERSNPAASYNDNLRVRYDFVRENNQWLIKNMEVLK
- the nfi gene encoding deoxyribonuclease V (cleaves DNA at apurinic or apyrimidinic sites), with protein sequence MSKARFKQNIANALALPWPRTVEEAIALQQQGRDRVSLENRWDKIEWVAGVDVGFEENESITVAAVAVLSFPGLERVESAIARHPTTFPYKPGFLSFREIPALLRALNKLETIPDLTICDGQGIAHPRRFGIAAHLGVLLDIPTIGAAKSRFIGTHAELAAEKGSWQLLEDGGETIGAVVRSRTNVKPLYVSPGHRVSLESAIDLVLRCTTEYRLPETTRWADSLTRCGAEEKPNEG
- the ftsH gene encoding ATP-dependent zinc metalloprotease FtsH, with the protein product MKTSFWSKFVLETLAHRIVCPLKPKSAQRLVSWAGAIAIAPSLLFASPTLANAETPAKKDSLSYSQLLQQIEADEVNKIEINPITKKAIVTLKSANTAPPKKTVDLFDQNPELVERARAKNVPLEIASDKDPLVTLIPLVNLLLILFLVIGLIALVRRSAASSGNALNFGKSKARFQMEAKTGIVFDDVAGINEAKEELQEVVTFLKETERFTSLGARIPKGVLLVGPPGTGKTLLAKAVAGEAGVPFFSISGSEFVEMFVGVGASRVRDLFKKAKENAPCLIFIDEIDAVGRQRGAGYGGGNDEREQTLNQLLTEMDGFEGNTGIIVIAATNRPDVLDSALLRPGRFDRQVIVDLPGYKGRLGILQVHSRNKKIDPEVSLELIARRTPGFSGAELANMLNEAAILTARRRKDAITNLEVDDAIDRVSIGMSMNPLMDSKKKKLIAYHEIGHALLMTLLENAEPLNKVTIIPRSGGIGGFAQPLIDEELFEMGSFRDLADLYLPRNWMLDEIVTFLGGRAAEQEIFGSDEVTIGASNDIERVAEYAREMVTRFGMSSFGLVALESNNNRSFFGSDRPDCSEEVAAKIDREVRAIVFDCYEKARRLIRDNRPLMDRLVDLLLEQETIDGDQFRKIVSEYTELPKKQPVPVR
- a CDS encoding RNA-guided endonuclease TnpB family protein, translating into MLILSYQYKLDPTAEQSATLDEWLNVCRSVYNFALRERKDWVNSRKCLIDRCELRSEYIIPADSKRPTYASQCKSLTQAKQTNPNLKVPQSQVLQQTLKQVETAFVNMWERGFGFPRFKKAMRSFVFPQIKSDAVEKDEIDLPKIGKVKFHNSRDIPDGFTCKQIRVIKKASGYYVSVSIGCDVDVPAISPHGYAIGIDLGLNDFIATSENELIKGHRFFERFEGELKLLQRRLKNKTKGSRRWLKIKRQIGLLHEKIHNCRKDFFFKLAHRLCDGVGMIFAEDLNLKALGRSALRKACLDAAWGSFLNILSHVCWKRGVYFAKVDARETSQVCPNCGTNCGKKPLAQRVHHCDSCGYTTNRDVAAAQVVKERGLNAVGRIALTLVEGKDIGVGVYAPSRISL
- a CDS encoding extracellular solute-binding protein, which translates into the protein MKDRPKYNRLLSPTSSLISPSTPSLLSRRSLLQGVALAAISPLFSSCGERETDFHGILLANSLPPQLISSFRNTLERKEGVNFTAEAQLKDLFELLKVWKEGKEMPSSQSAWWKKLPLPRQKISKPADIMALGHYELSEAIAKQYIQPLALESLKGWQQVPENMKALVTRDKKVWGAPYRWGTTAIAYNRDRFEKLGWTPKDWNDLWRQELQDRIAIVDQPREVIGLTLKALGYSYNERNPRAIASLKTHLANLHQQIKFYSSRAYLQPLVLKDVWVAVGWSSDIAPIVEQYPYFEAVIPQSGTALWADLWVKPVGGRDAKDLQSLRDRWIDFCWQEKAAQQISLFTTAASPTLLGRDRKQLPPTLQKNSLILPKTEIIRQSEFILPLPPESLKQYDALWKEMRATQHS
- the cobT gene encoding nicotinate mononucleotide-dependent phosphoribosyltransferase CobT, translated to MISRTIQIYTQLARGQEWLRRQQNQPACFACILGFTATGLIEGISAAGATPEERKYTAIADAEFLIDGPKPNPKYPLPSLERGLSPVLISRAAIAVSNIPVHLFDAGLPVPPAVSAIDLQGMPADCVSTGRALPRAVVDRLFEAGLQWGENLSREPGYLIIGECVVGGTTTALGVLTGLGIDAVQKISSSQHLCDRNQKWTLVQQGLTRAGLFPVSPCVDPLDILAAVGDPMQVAAAGMAIAASRRTDVLLAGGTQMLAVYAAIAAIARLYNLAWEPDRILVGTTRWVAEDTHSDAVGLALAIREVPLIATQLNFTTSRYPQLSVYEQGYVKEGVGAGGCAIATHLNPGLTPLQLLAAIESLIETTYSS